The Pedobacter ginsengisoli region AACCATTTTTTATTTCGAAGAGGTTTAACAAACAAGGAGTCCCATCCATCAATAGTGTTGAGCTTGTTTAATTGCTCTGTAATCAATGAAGCATACAATAATGATACAGGTAATTGGGATGGCTTAAAAGTTCTGTAGGAAATGTTAGTGAGGCGAAAAACTTGTTGTACAATATAAGTTACATCAGTAAATGTGGATTTAGGATGAACCCGAATTACAAGAGGTCCGGTAAAGCCTTGCCTATCCGTTTTAACATCCGCAGGGCCTTTTAATTGTAACAAACATACTCCAGGCTCCAACAATAAATTAGTTCCTCTCTCTGGGGTAAATTTTCCTTTAACCGAATTACTATATCTAGAAGATAATCCCTTTTGGTCTACATCAAAAATCATAAATGGATGATTCTCACCAAACGAAACAAATGAAAATTTGATGTCATATTGCGGATATTGAGCAACCAATTCTCCAACTACTTCCACCTCCAAATCCTTCATTGGCTTGAAAACATGGAAAATGATTCGGACAATTTCCCCATCATTCCAGCCTTGCTCATCGGAAATTGTATCTATGGAACCTTTTAAGCTAGACAAAAGTTCCTTAAAATAATCCTCATAAGCCACTTCTCTAGAACGATTACTGAAGATATATTTTCCATCAGCATTAAAAAAAGTGGTTATTCCAACCATCCGGTGTTGTTGAGCACCAGCATATAAATTTGATCTGATGAGAGAACTTCCAACACCAACAATTAACTCATGAGCAATATTAGGGCTTGAAGGAAGTATCCAAGGTGTGCCACCTAGCTTAGCATACATTTGCAGAGCACAGGAATCGAGAGTAAATTTTGGACTTCTAACATTAGGTTCTTTGATATACTGGACAGTTATGCCGCGTTGAAGTAAATATGCTTTTGAAAGCCAATAACTATCTTCGGATGGGATTTTTTTCTTAAACTCATCTCTGGTTTCAATGATAGCTATGTCAAAATTTTCATTGTGAGTTTCTACTGCTTTCTTGATCGCATTTAAAAACACGCTATTATCATAGCTGTCCACTTCGACTAAATGAAAATTTATCGAGTGTAGCCTATACATTGCAAGAAATCCTTTAGTAAATGTTGGGGACTCATCAAATCCGTCTTTAAGCCTCCCTAAGAATTGCGTAAAAGCTCCGCTTGAAGTTTTGTGACAAACAACAAGAACTTTTGGACTACTAACTTCAAAAAATTTACCGTAGTCATAGGGTCCATATTGTGCCAAGCCCTTTATTGGAGAAATATCAGTTTTACTGAAAGAAACATCAAAAAGGTATCTAGGACTGTCTAGACTTAGAGAAGGAAAAGAAGTAGTACTATTTCTGCTTATGGTAAAACAAAAACCATCTCCATTTTTATACTCGAGTTGTGAAAGTACGCCTGCTAATCGGGATATTTCACTATATAAAATAGCAGGGTCATTTCTTTGAAATTCCTTTTGCTTTACATTAGCGAGAATACTTTCTGCTCTTGCAGACCCCACCACAAATTCTAAATACAGACGAATATTTTCATAGGTCTTATTTAAATATAAATCCTTCAATAGATAAAATTGATCGCCTTGATTCGTTTCAACTAACGCTTGATTTCCTTCCAGTTTCTTAACTCTACCTACTGTACGAAATATTGGAGCCACAACATCCTGACTAGTTTCATAACGTACAAGATTTGCGACTTCAAGCGTGTTTATGTCAAACCCACTATCCTGCAATTTTTGGCAATTTTGGCGAAGAGCCCATTTATATGAACTTCCAATCACAAGTAAAAATGTCTTGACACCTTGTATGGTTGATCTTTTTAATTCGAGTTCATTTAGTTTTTTATAAGTTATAGTAGCTTTTAGATTCGAAGGTAATTCATTTAATATGAGATTGTGGTCGTCTTTAGTCGAAGGAAAGGTAAACGGATTAAATGAAGGCTTGATTTGTGGAAACCTTTCCTTGAAAGCTCTAAAAAAAATATGGCGTATGAGAGATCCTACAATAGACGCCTCATCTTTTACTCTAATTTTACTCAGTTGGCCTAGCATCGGCAAATCTTCTTTGCTAGGCGAAATATAGATATAGCTATCTTTCTTGAAGAATGAATATTGTTGGTTATGTTGTTCTCTTAATTCTTCTATTTTTCCTTCCTCCCAAGGTATGCGCTGGATTTGAAAGTCGTCGAATGGGATTTCTATTGGAAAAATATTACTTTTTAAATTCATTCTTCTAGTTGGTTTTGATGATGTCACAGAACTCATCTAACTTAGTTATGCATTGTGATACAACTATTTGAATGAGTGCGATAACTGCAAGTTAATAAGTTAATAGAAATTAAAACGAATAATAGTTTCAACATTTTAACAAATGGATGAGTCTTTTCAATCAAATCTATCATCAAAAAAAGACGATAAAAATTCATTTATTTAAGGTTGTAAGCGCTCACTCAGTCTGAATGATTTTACATTGGCGGAAATAATATTTAGTTCCTCTGAAAACTTCTTTATACGATCTAAATCCCAATCAGAATGATAACTGATTTCCCAATCGATATTTTCTGGATTTTCATTGACTTTTATAATTTCTTTAAAATAAGGCATATCTACTTTAGATAGCGAATGCCCAATGACAATAATTTTTTTTATTTTATTCAAAGATGAAATGAAGCCTTTATGTGATTCTAGCACCTTACCAAAATTTTTAAATGATTGCTCGTAATAATGCTCTATTCTTTCTACTGCGAAATTGATAGCATGGTATTTAGCTTCCGAACCCCAATTACCCTTACTCTCATCTTCAAGAAAATAGGCCAGATATGTGGGATTCGAATTGTTATAGTATTTATTTCTTCTGTTTTTTAGCCGAGGTTGAAACTTTCGTTTTCTTTCATTGCTTTTAAGCCAGTTCTCCAAACTATTTTCTGGGCTTTCGCCATGACCCAAAATGATACTCCCTGTTCTATCCGTTACTTTACCATGTAAATAACAAATTTGATTGGAAAGTACATTATAGGCTGTTTCAATAAAATCAGTATAATTGAAAGTAAGGAACAAGGCATTATTCTCTAAAACAATCATATTCTTTTTATTCTCGATAGGATTATTTAATGTCCTAACCCACTGATGGAAACGCTTTCTCAAGGTTTCCGTAAGATTATCAACCAGTTCACCAGCATGATCTTGGGAAAAGAATAATTCCGCATAAGTAAAATCATCATCATCTACTTCGTTTGAAGGGAAAAAGGGGCTTATAAAATCAATAAAGGTTTCTCTGGAAATTGTTAACAGGTTGTTCTCAAAGTCTCCCCAGATATCTTTACAATCATATAAGTTTTCTAAAGCATATAGTAGACTTTTATCACGCTTTGATAGATACGACTTAAAATCGGAGTATTTTGAAGGTATGCCATGATGTAGGTCAAATCCATTCCCTATTATATAGAGCGTTTCTTCCATCGATTGTTTTGTTTATATACAGGAATGTTTGGAAGCTAATTTAATAAGTTTTAACCCAGTAACATCGTAAATCTGATTCTCAAACCTTATCCAGCACTTCATGCCCGCAAGGGCCGCCCGTGAATTTTTGGCACAGCAAAGCACTAAGAACAATCTGCCCTTAGTGCCAATTTTGCTTTTAAAGATGTTTAATTCAGCGCATTTACCCCAATCCTTGCAAAATCATTGCACAAATTAAACGTTGCCTGTGCCTTTCCCAATGCATTGCCCGACATAATGGAATTGAATTTTGCTTCATCCGTTTTATAGTTCTTCACGTTCTGAAAGTAGCCAGTAACGGAGTTGTAAGCCCCGAACAAAGTACCTTTTGTGGTTTCAAACTGCTGTGTTGGACTGGTCTCCGCATACTCCAAAACCTTGTCAATCACATTGGTGAAAAGACTTGAGAATTCGTCATGCTTTCCTTTTTTTACGTTTTCCAAAGTTTCTTTGTTCGGTGCCATTGCCATCTGTACCAATTTTTTCACCAGCTTATCGGTAATCCTAACTTTTGCCCACCTGTTAAAAATCTGCTCCATTTCTCCGCCCAACTGGTTAGTGATGCCTAATAACTGGTGTGCCTGTTTTAAACGCTCGTGTGCGTTTGCGGTATGGCGAATCTTTATCGCCCCCGTTTGGCTTCTCAATGCGGCATTCAATGTATTTTGGCAACAAATCCGAATCGGTGTAAATGATGCGGTAATACTGCCAAAACCATCATGGGAAGTGGTCAAAAACAAATATTGTGCTATCAAATCCGATTTGCCCACCTTGATAAATTCGGGCAGTTTTGCGGTTATAAAGATGCGTTCTCCCTTGCCCAATGCTCCTGCGGTTTCGTACAAAATGCCGTCCCCACCGCCAACGATGCTATCAAAAAAGGAAAAGGCGTCAACATTCTGTACCACTTCGTAATCCTTGCCTACCACGCCCAAAACCTGCTCCGTATCGGTTCTAATCGTGGCAAAGTAGTCGGGAACTTCAATCTCCGAATGCACCAACAAATCGGGTTCGTCCGCGTGGGGCTGTCCATTGTCAACTGTAAACAAGGTGCGTTTTTCAACGGTGTAGTCCAATCCCGCATGTCTGATGGCTTCGCTACTTGTCGGATAGTCCTCTATGATCGTACCCAGACCGTGCCAAGCTTTTTCCTTTACACTAAAAAAACTATGCTTTTCTGTCTTACTGTTATAATTTATGTTGTGTGCCATGATTGATGTTTTTAACGTTCCTAACCCTTGATAATAAAATCTCTGTTTCAAGTACAATGATGTTTGCCGTATCGCTAAGGGTCAATTTCGATTGGGTCTCTATTTCATGTACCATATCTGATAAATTCTGATGGTCTGCATGGACTGCCACACGTACCATGATAAAAATTGTTTCGTATTTCATCGCTTTTGGATATGCTGTTTTTTGAACTTGTCAAGTTGCTGATAAAAGGCCTTGGGGTTATCTTCCTCAAATTCTACCCCATAGCCAGGCCAGTACAACTGGTCCAAAAATTCTATGAATGCTTCGAACATTGTATAAAGTTTAAATAAAAAACCAACCGCCCCCGATTTGGGGGCGGTCACTAACTATCTGATGGGGAAATGTATATCCCCCTCGATTTCTGCAAGTTTGTCTATGCAAAGCTTGTTCACCATCGTAGCAACTGCATTGATGATAAAAGGGTTTTTTGTGGTAAATTCCCTGCCTTTGTCGTCCTCAATGGTCAATTCGCATCTTTGATAGTGGTTGCTCTCGGTCTCGTCCGCATCATCTTTTTGCATTACCTCGAACTCTTCCAATGTGCTAATCGTCTCTAGCAACTTGCCCCTTTGGTTGATACGGCGGTTCAGCTCCAACGCAAATTTGATAGTGGCATCTAAATTAAGTTGTGGCTTTTGCTCCTGCAATTGCTCCCTTAATTCCGCTTTTGTCGGCTCTGCCTTTGGCGCTTCGGTCTTGGTTTCTACAGGTTTTACGTTTACCGCTTCGCCCTTTGGTTCTTCCTTAACCTCTTTTTTGTCCGCATCCTTTAAAGGCAGGTTTGGACGGATTGCCCCTTTTTCTGTCGATTTGTTAACTGTTGTTGTTGCGTTGTCTTTTCCGCTTCCGATTACTGTTGTTTTCATGATTTCTAATTTTAATTTTATGTTCAATAAATATTTCTACTATCTGCCCCAATAGGGCGGTTCTCGCTGTGCCCTGTGGTCTGACCGTTCGGGCGGTGGGTGCTGTGGGTGCTGTGGGTGGGCTTCTGCCTTTTGTGCTGTGCATGGGTCTATCTCCTTTAAAAAATGCTGTCGGCTGAAGCCTCCTGCCTTTTTGATAGAAGCCAGCACCTGATACAATCCAGTGGACTGGCAAGACTTTGCGAAAAAAAATACAACCCGAGCGCAGCGAGGTGTGGAGATTTTTTTTCAGCAAACCCAAAGGGGAAGTC contains the following coding sequences:
- a CDS encoding Piwi domain-containing protein produces the protein MNLKSNIFPIEIPFDDFQIQRIPWEEGKIEELREQHNQQYSFFKKDSYIYISPSKEDLPMLGQLSKIRVKDEASIVGSLIRHIFFRAFKERFPQIKPSFNPFTFPSTKDDHNLILNELPSNLKATITYKKLNELELKRSTIQGVKTFLLVIGSSYKWALRQNCQKLQDSGFDINTLEVANLVRYETSQDVVAPIFRTVGRVKKLEGNQALVETNQGDQFYLLKDLYLNKTYENIRLYLEFVVGSARAESILANVKQKEFQRNDPAILYSEISRLAGVLSQLEYKNGDGFCFTISRNSTTSFPSLSLDSPRYLFDVSFSKTDISPIKGLAQYGPYDYGKFFEVSSPKVLVVCHKTSSGAFTQFLGRLKDGFDESPTFTKGFLAMYRLHSINFHLVEVDSYDNSVFLNAIKKAVETHNENFDIAIIETRDEFKKKIPSEDSYWLSKAYLLQRGITVQYIKEPNVRSPKFTLDSCALQMYAKLGGTPWILPSSPNIAHELIVGVGSSLIRSNLYAGAQQHRMVGITTFFNADGKYIFSNRSREVAYEDYFKELLSSLKGSIDTISDEQGWNDGEIVRIIFHVFKPMKDLEVEVVGELVAQYPQYDIKFSFVSFGENHPFMIFDVDQKGLSSRYSNSVKGKFTPERGTNLLLEPGVCLLQLKGPADVKTDRQGFTGPLVIRVHPKSTFTDVTYIVQQVFRLTNISYRTFKPSQLPVSLLYASLITEQLNKLNTIDGWDSLFVKPLRNKKWFI
- a CDS encoding bacteriophage abortive infection AbiH family protein, whose product is MEETLYIIGNGFDLHHGIPSKYSDFKSYLSKRDKSLLYALENLYDCKDIWGDFENNLLTISRETFIDFISPFFPSNEVDDDDFTYAELFFSQDHAGELVDNLTETLRKRFHQWVRTLNNPIENKKNMIVLENNALFLTFNYTDFIETAYNVLSNQICYLHGKVTDRTGSIILGHGESPENSLENWLKSNERKRKFQPRLKNRRNKYYNNSNPTYLAYFLEDESKGNWGSEAKYHAINFAVERIEHYYEQSFKNFGKVLESHKGFISSLNKIKKIIVIGHSLSKVDMPYFKEIIKVNENPENIDWEISYHSDWDLDRIKKFSEELNIISANVKSFRLSERLQP
- a CDS encoding DUF932 domain-containing protein, translating into MAHNINYNSKTEKHSFFSVKEKAWHGLGTIIEDYPTSSEAIRHAGLDYTVEKRTLFTVDNGQPHADEPDLLVHSEIEVPDYFATIRTDTEQVLGVVGKDYEVVQNVDAFSFFDSIVGGGDGILYETAGALGKGERIFITAKLPEFIKVGKSDLIAQYLFLTTSHDGFGSITASFTPIRICCQNTLNAALRSQTGAIKIRHTANAHERLKQAHQLLGITNQLGGEMEQIFNRWAKVRITDKLVKKLVQMAMAPNKETLENVKKGKHDEFSSLFTNVIDKVLEYAETSPTQQFETTKGTLFGAYNSVTGYFQNVKNYKTDEAKFNSIMSGNALGKAQATFNLCNDFARIGVNALN